The Lacrimispora xylanolytica genome has a segment encoding these proteins:
- a CDS encoding MetQ/NlpA family ABC transporter substrate-binding protein, with protein MKKSFYVLTAAVLLAGALTACSSGKGSTATTAAESKTEAASSETTKAGDETKAAGDLEKIVVGATPAPHAEILNAAKDILKEKGYELVVKEYTDYVQPNLALDSGDLDANYFQHQPYLDQFNEQNKTNLVSAAAIHYEPFGIYAGKTKSLEELKEGAQIAVPNDVSNEARALLLLADNGLIELKEGVELEATKNDIVKNEKNFKIIEVEAAQLPRSLGDVDVAVINGNYAIEAGLKVSEALAVEDAKSVAATRYSNIVAVRSGDESNEKTKALVEALTSEEVKKFINDKYDGAVVPSF; from the coding sequence ATGAAAAAATCATTTTACGTTCTTACCGCAGCCGTACTTTTAGCAGGTGCATTAACTGCTTGCTCTTCTGGCAAGGGATCTACTGCTACAACAGCAGCAGAGTCTAAGACAGAAGCAGCTTCTTCAGAGACAACAAAAGCAGGCGATGAAACAAAAGCAGCAGGCGATTTAGAGAAAATTGTTGTCGGTGCAACTCCTGCTCCACACGCAGAAATCTTAAATGCAGCAAAAGATATTTTAAAAGAAAAAGGTTATGAGCTGGTAGTAAAAGAGTATACCGATTACGTGCAGCCAAACCTGGCACTGGATTCCGGTGATCTGGATGCTAACTATTTTCAGCATCAGCCTTATTTAGATCAGTTCAACGAACAGAATAAGACCAATCTTGTCAGTGCAGCAGCGATTCACTATGAGCCTTTTGGTATTTATGCAGGTAAGACGAAATCCCTGGAAGAGCTGAAAGAAGGGGCACAGATTGCAGTTCCTAACGATGTTTCCAATGAAGCAAGAGCACTTCTTCTTTTGGCAGACAATGGTCTCATCGAACTTAAGGAAGGCGTAGAACTGGAAGCAACTAAGAATGATATTGTTAAAAATGAAAAGAACTTTAAGATCATTGAAGTAGAAGCAGCTCAGCTTCCACGTTCTCTTGGAGATGTTGATGTTGCAGTTATTAACGGAAACTATGCCATTGAGGCTGGTTTAAAGGTATCAGAAGCTTTAGCAGTAGAAGATGCAAAATCAGTGGCAGCAACTCGTTACAGCAATATCGTAGCAGTTCGTTCCGGCGATGAGAGCAACGAAAAGACAAAAGCGCTTGTAGAAGCACTTACAAGTGAAGAGGTAAAGAAATTCATCAATGATAAGTATGATGGAGCAGTTGTTCCTTCATTCTAA
- a CDS encoding DUF4190 domain-containing protein — protein MDQENQKDYNNEPSVEQREDTYPDTLKTEEPSWNAQNVAPQQVRASQSTMALASLVMGILSLVTCCCIYGGFIFASLGILFALLSRTEDKMEGYAKAGLITSIISFVLMFLLLMVYLVLMAGGYIDRGGVF, from the coding sequence ATGGATCAAGAGAATCAAAAAGATTATAACAATGAACCATCAGTGGAACAAAGGGAGGATACATATCCTGATACCTTAAAGACAGAAGAACCCAGCTGGAATGCACAGAATGTCGCCCCTCAGCAAGTAAGGGCTTCTCAAAGCACCATGGCACTTGCCTCATTGGTTATGGGAATACTGAGTCTTGTCACATGCTGCTGTATTTATGGTGGCTTCATATTCGCAAGCCTTGGTATCTTGTTTGCGTTGTTATCCAGGACAGAAGACAAAATGGAAGGATATGCGAAGGCAGGTCTTATTACTTCAATCATTTCCTTTGTCCTCATGTTCTTATTACTTATGGTATATTTAGTATTAATGGCTGGAGGATATATTGACAGAGGAGGTGTATTTTAA
- a CDS encoding DUF975 family protein — translation MKTTSAELKLRARRKLKGKYPISIGAGLIIGAILSVLFTVFIIFSVIFGATSERLFYDGLDSGIGFALFQIFTILFGIIYTAVMALLMPGYIKMFLNITTDQKYGISDLAFALKNKPLKFLGIHLLLFLIGIILGIPFMVVFVVSMITDFIPIMIVLLFLMYIALLVGCIMTTIYFSQCLFILIESTDKGVLQCLRESVELMKGNKGRFFYIMLSFTGMMLLGYASMGIGLLWIMPYIQCTFTEFYLDIKADKTESVPVSQVDHSYESMQNY, via the coding sequence ATGAAGACCACATCTGCGGAGCTTAAATTACGGGCTAGAAGAAAATTAAAAGGAAAATACCCCATAAGTATAGGGGCAGGCCTGATCATTGGAGCTATTTTATCTGTTCTTTTTACTGTGTTTATTATTTTCTCTGTTATTTTCGGCGCAACAAGTGAAAGGCTTTTTTACGATGGATTAGACTCTGGAATAGGATTTGCATTATTTCAGATTTTTACAATCCTTTTCGGTATCATATATACAGCAGTTATGGCTTTGCTAATGCCTGGTTACATAAAGATGTTTCTTAACATAACTACGGACCAGAAATATGGCATATCTGATCTGGCCTTTGCATTGAAAAATAAACCTTTGAAATTTTTAGGCATTCATCTATTGTTATTTCTTATAGGAATTATCTTAGGGATACCTTTCATGGTCGTATTTGTTGTTTCAATGATTACAGATTTTATTCCGATCATGATTGTGCTTCTATTCCTTATGTATATTGCACTTTTAGTTGGCTGCATCATGACCACTATTTATTTTTCCCAGTGCTTATTTATCCTGATTGAATCAACGGATAAAGGAGTGCTTCAATGCTTACGGGAAAGTGTAGAACTTATGAAGGGGAACAAAGGACGCTTTTTCTACATCATGTTAAGCTTTACCGGAATGATGTTGCTTGGATATGCTTCTATGGGAATTGGATTATTATGGATCATGCCTTATATTCAATGTACATTTACGGAGTTTTACCTTGACATTAAGGCAGATAAAACAGAGAGTGTACCTGTAAGTCAGGTGGATCATTCCTACGAATCCATGCAGAATTACTAA
- a CDS encoding PRC-barrel domain-containing protein: protein MRICDLKAKEVINICDCRRLGYVGDVDFDMDTGCLLAIIVPGPGCFCGFLVREKEYIIPFCDIRQVGPDIILVNVDLDKATEKCGI from the coding sequence ATGCGCATTTGTGATCTTAAGGCAAAAGAAGTGATAAATATCTGTGACTGCAGACGACTGGGGTATGTGGGCGATGTGGATTTTGATATGGATACGGGGTGTCTCCTGGCGATCATTGTCCCAGGCCCAGGCTGCTTTTGCGGCTTTTTGGTAAGAGAAAAAGAGTATATCATTCCCTTCTGCGATATCAGACAGGTAGGACCGGATATTATCCTTGTAAATGTGGATCTGGATAAAGCAACGGAAAAATGCGGGATATAG
- the nrdR gene encoding transcriptional regulator NrdR: MKCPFCNEADTKVIDSRPADDNSSIRRRRQCEKCGKRFTTYEKLETMPLMVIKKDRSREVYDRSKIESGILHSCHKRPVSSQQIDSMVDEVELQVFNREEKEVESTVIGELVMKKLQEVDEVAYVRFASVYREFKDVNTFIEEIGKLLKK; the protein is encoded by the coding sequence GTGAAATGTCCATTTTGCAACGAGGCAGATACTAAGGTCATTGATTCAAGACCAGCGGATGACAACAGTTCCATCAGGCGGCGCAGACAGTGCGAGAAATGCGGGAAGCGCTTTACAACTTATGAGAAGCTTGAGACCATGCCTCTCATGGTAATTAAGAAGGATCGTTCCAGAGAGGTCTATGACCGTTCGAAGATAGAGTCAGGGATTTTGCATTCCTGCCATAAGAGGCCTGTGTCATCCCAGCAGATTGATTCCATGGTCGATGAAGTGGAGCTGCAAGTTTTTAACCGGGAAGAAAAAGAAGTGGAAAGCACCGTCATTGGTGAGCTTGTGATGAAGAAGTTGCAGGAGGTCGATGAGGTGGCTTATGTACGATTTGCTTCTGTATATCGGGAATTTAAAGATGTGAATACGTTTATAGAAGAAATAGGAAAATTGTTAAAGAAGTAG
- a CDS encoding YqeG family HAD IIIA-type phosphatase, whose protein sequence is MFNTFYPDEDVVSAYDIPYERLYKSGIRGVIFDIDNTLVPHGAPADERAKKLFARLNEIGLKSCLLSNNKEPRVASFARASGSTDYIFKGNKPGIAGYHRAMNVMGTNKETTIFVGDQLFTDVFGAKRAGIYSILVRPINPKEEIQIVLKRYLEAVVLFFYHRDKKKVM, encoded by the coding sequence ATGTTTAATACATTTTATCCGGACGAAGATGTGGTATCCGCATACGACATTCCTTATGAGCGCTTATATAAAAGCGGAATCCGTGGTGTGATTTTTGATATTGACAATACTTTGGTCCCTCATGGTGCACCAGCAGATGAAAGGGCAAAAAAGCTTTTTGCCCGTTTAAATGAAATCGGGCTTAAGTCTTGTCTCCTTTCCAACAACAAAGAACCAAGAGTTGCTTCCTTTGCACGTGCATCAGGAAGCACCGACTATATCTTTAAAGGAAACAAGCCTGGCATCGCTGGCTATCACAGGGCCATGAACGTAATGGGTACCAATAAGGAAACCACTATTTTTGTCGGAGATCAGCTGTTCACAGATGTTTTTGGTGCAAAAAGAGCAGGCATCTACAGTATACTGGTAAGACCCATCAATCCCAAGGAAGAAATTCAGATTGTGTTAAAGAGGTATTTGGAAGCCGTAGTCTTATTTTTTTACCATAGAGATAAGAAGAAAGTCATGTAA
- the aroQ gene encoding type II 3-dehydroquinate dehydratase, translating to MKILVLNGPNINFLGIREKGIYGSEDYNSLVTSLEGKAKEEGHELEVYQSNYEGGLIDKIQEAYHNGTEGIIINPGAFTHYSYALRDALGSVEIPKIEVHISNVHKREEFRHLSVTAPVCTGQVVGLGLKGYALAMDFLTGR from the coding sequence ATGAAAATTCTTGTTTTAAACGGGCCTAATATTAACTTTTTAGGGATTCGGGAAAAAGGAATCTATGGAAGTGAAGATTACAATTCCCTGGTTACCTCCCTGGAAGGGAAGGCAAAAGAGGAAGGTCATGAGCTGGAAGTCTACCAAAGTAACTATGAAGGCGGGCTCATTGACAAGATTCAGGAGGCGTATCATAACGGTACAGAGGGTATTATCATCAATCCGGGTGCGTTTACACATTATAGCTATGCACTGCGGGATGCCTTAGGATCTGTAGAGATTCCCAAAATCGAAGTTCATATATCCAATGTCCATAAAAGAGAAGAGTTCCGTCATTTGTCCGTTACAGCACCAGTGTGTACGGGACAAGTTGTCGGTCTTGGACTGAAAGGATATGCTTTGGCCATGGACTTTTTAACGGGAAGATAA
- the efp gene encoding elongation factor P has translation MISAGDFRNGITLEIDGTVYQIIEFQHVKPGKGAAFVRTKIRDVVNGGINERTFRPTEKFPQARIDRVDMQYLYADGDLHNFMDTSTYEQVALSNEVIGDALKFVKENETVKVCSYNGKVYSVEPPLFVELVITDTEPGFKGDTAQGATKPATVETGAIVYVPLFVEQGDKIKIDTRSGEYLSRV, from the coding sequence ATGATATCAGCGGGTGATTTTAGAAACGGTATCACATTGGAGATCGATGGTACTGTTTATCAGATTATTGAGTTCCAGCACGTAAAACCTGGAAAGGGTGCTGCTTTCGTAAGAACAAAAATTAGAGATGTGGTAAACGGAGGCATCAACGAACGCACATTCCGCCCGACAGAAAAGTTTCCACAGGCAAGAATCGACAGAGTAGATATGCAGTATCTGTATGCTGATGGAGATCTTCATAATTTTATGGATACAAGTACTTACGAGCAGGTTGCATTAAGCAATGAAGTAATTGGTGATGCACTTAAGTTCGTAAAAGAGAATGAGACGGTTAAGGTATGTTCCTATAATGGTAAGGTATATTCCGTAGAGCCTCCGTTATTTGTTGAGTTAGTAATCACAGATACAGAACCAGGCTTTAAGGGTGATACCGCACAGGGCGCTACAAAACCAGCTACCGTTGAGACCGGAGCAATTGTGTATGTTCCTCTGTTTGTTGAGCAGGGTGATAAAATTAAGATTGATACACGTTCAGGTGAATATCTGTCCAGAGTTTAA